From a single Williamwhitmania taraxaci genomic region:
- a CDS encoding XRE family transcriptional regulator, whose protein sequence is MRKRRGKTQEDLATILGLKRPTLNNYENRVSQPTIDVLISSSNYFNVSIDTLVKVDLEKLPESQLRQLERGFDVYLKGSNLRVLTATVGNDNEENIELVPEKAKAGYMTGFADPEYISQLPVFRLPFLSKAKKYRTFQISGDSMLPVPDGAFVTGEFVQDWTTIRSGEAFLVLTLNDGVAFKVVENRLEESGTFRLVSLNTHYHPYEVNAADVKEMWRFVNYISSELPSGKVEREELLHALDILQRDMDFIKGKMG, encoded by the coding sequence TTGAGGAAACGGCGGGGGAAAACGCAGGAGGATTTGGCCACCATACTGGGGCTCAAGCGGCCTACGCTCAACAACTACGAGAACCGTGTATCGCAGCCCACCATTGATGTGCTCATCTCCTCCTCGAACTACTTCAACGTCTCCATCGACACGCTGGTGAAGGTGGATTTGGAGAAGTTGCCCGAGAGCCAGCTGCGGCAGCTAGAGCGTGGCTTCGACGTATATTTAAAGGGGAGCAACCTGCGGGTGCTTACGGCTACCGTGGGCAACGACAACGAGGAGAACATTGAACTGGTGCCCGAAAAGGCTAAAGCGGGCTACATGACCGGCTTTGCCGATCCGGAGTATATCAGCCAGCTGCCGGTGTTTCGGTTGCCGTTCCTGAGCAAGGCGAAGAAGTATCGCACCTTCCAAATTAGTGGTGACTCTATGCTGCCTGTGCCCGATGGTGCGTTTGTTACCGGGGAGTTTGTGCAGGATTGGACCACCATTCGCAGCGGGGAGGCCTTTCTGGTGCTTACGCTCAACGACGGTGTGGCCTTTAAGGTGGTGGAGAATCGCCTAGAGGAGAGCGGCACCTTTCGCCTTGTTTCGCTCAATACCCACTACCATCCCTACGAGGTGAACGCCGCCGATGTTAAGGAGATGTGGCGCTTTGTGAACTATATCAGTTCTGAGTTGCCCAGCGGCAAGGTGGAGCGCGAGGAGTTGCTACACGCCCTCGATATTTTACAGCGCGACATGGACTTTATTAAGGGAAAGATGGGGTAG
- a CDS encoding type II toxin-antitoxin system RelE/ParE family toxin, with amino-acid sequence MVAKKAKVIISNLARASLRSHIEYLKKEVSEETAEYVKQGILAKCAALPDFSGYSKERYLENESTDYRSVTQWDYNIIYTVVQGEVRILNIIHTSLHPDKRKEI; translated from the coding sequence GTGGTAGCCAAAAAGGCCAAGGTGATTATCTCCAACTTGGCAAGAGCATCCCTTCGCAGCCATATTGAATATCTAAAAAAGGAGGTCTCCGAAGAAACTGCAGAATATGTTAAGCAGGGAATATTAGCAAAGTGTGCCGCGTTACCGGATTTCTCTGGATATTCAAAAGAACGATACCTCGAAAACGAATCAACAGATTACCGTTCGGTAACGCAGTGGGATTATAACATTATCTATACCGTTGTGCAAGGTGAGGTTCGGATATTAAACATAATCCACACCAGCCTCCATCCCGACAAAAGGAAAGAGATATAG